The proteins below are encoded in one region of Winogradskyella helgolandensis:
- a CDS encoding BlaI/MecI/CopY family transcriptional regulator, protein MQKLTNKEEEIMHILWKLEKAFVKDVLAEILVDKPHYNTLSTIIRNLEEKGYVSYNAYGKTHQYFPIVTKEDYKTKFMNTAIENYFNNSYKNVVSFFAKEEKISVDELKEIITLIENKK, encoded by the coding sequence ATGCAAAAGCTAACCAATAAAGAAGAAGAAATAATGCACATTTTATGGAAGCTAGAAAAAGCTTTTGTAAAAGATGTATTAGCTGAAATATTAGTAGACAAACCACATTATAACACGCTTTCCACTATCATAAGAAATCTTGAAGAAAAAGGGTATGTTAGTTATAATGCCTATGGCAAAACGCATCAATACTTTCCTATTGTGACTAAAGAAGACTATAAGACCAAGTTTATGAATACTGCTATTGAAAACTACTTCAATAACTCTTATAAAAATGTGGTTTCTTTTTTTGCAAAAGAAGAAAAAATAAGTGTTGATGAGTTAAAAGAGATTATTACATTAATAGAAAACAAAAAATAA
- a CDS encoding T9SS type A sorting domain-containing protein: MKNFTKHLLPILCGVTTFMTINMNAFQDNSQGSCNAVEVITSIQGTKSDGNPVSADRSDVNAALNTPDKSNSPNGFYTLGIKGSITLALGGAVYNQAGTDIMIYETSFSGDTCGRGDDETALIELSQDGETWVIYGDVCRDGAIDLDGIALDYVTQIRISDTTYGSGDGYDLDGVEAVNGCEDIPSDVCYGSGAINYIPGLDSNGNALTVAERMDTSKALGDPQMDDSMNFLSLGHGGEVTITFDGAVYNNDGADIEVVETTFGNASFSSYPESADIYVSQNGIDFYLIGSVLTDDAGDLDISNAPIALAYITQVKIVDTTPSGSVSTDGFDLDAVVALTGCNEVIEPTPAGCYPVDYFNYLEGTKKNGGVIDAIRTETPENTLGVPEGTDEYVFTTLGYGGEITLTFGGAVYNQAGPDLVVVETTFQNTWGCETYGEYANVYVSADDINYHFAGTVCKSDNTIDISDAGDFDFIYYVKIVNDNELSTTEDAFDLDGVIAIGTCEQFNYQAYAEEQYRLLSVDTVDANELGLSTYPNPTNGVSYIEFKPQTTSKVLIEVFDINGRNVGQVFNNEAYSGQVYKAEFNTVSLAAGLYVYKITTGNSSITKKFIVTK, from the coding sequence ATGAAAAATTTTACAAAGCACCTACTTCCAATTTTATGTGGAGTTACGACTTTTATGACAATTAACATGAATGCCTTTCAGGACAATTCACAAGGCAGCTGCAACGCGGTTGAAGTGATCACGTCAATCCAAGGTACGAAATCAGACGGTAATCCAGTAAGTGCGGATCGTTCTGATGTTAATGCAGCTTTAAATACACCAGACAAATCAAATTCTCCTAATGGATTTTACACCTTAGGTATTAAAGGAAGTATCACTCTTGCTTTAGGAGGTGCTGTATACAACCAAGCAGGTACAGATATAATGATTTATGAAACTTCATTCTCTGGAGATACTTGTGGTAGAGGAGATGATGAAACTGCGTTAATTGAGCTTTCTCAAGATGGAGAAACTTGGGTTATTTACGGAGATGTTTGCCGTGATGGCGCTATAGACTTAGACGGAATCGCTTTAGATTACGTTACTCAAATCAGAATTTCAGATACAACATACGGATCTGGTGATGGTTATGATTTAGATGGCGTTGAAGCCGTTAATGGTTGTGAAGATATCCCTAGTGATGTTTGTTACGGGTCAGGAGCTATAAACTATATTCCAGGATTAGATAGCAATGGAAATGCGTTAACAGTTGCTGAGCGTATGGATACAAGCAAAGCTTTAGGAGATCCACAAATGGATGATTCTATGAACTTTTTATCACTAGGTCATGGTGGAGAAGTTACAATAACTTTTGATGGTGCAGTATATAATAATGATGGTGCTGACATTGAAGTTGTTGAAACTACTTTTGGAAATGCTTCTTTTTCAAGCTATCCAGAATCTGCTGACATCTATGTATCTCAAAACGGTATAGACTTTTACTTAATTGGATCAGTGTTAACTGATGATGCTGGAGATTTAGATATTAGCAATGCACCTATTGCACTTGCATATATTACTCAAGTAAAAATTGTAGATACAACTCCTAGTGGATCAGTTTCTACAGATGGTTTTGATTTAGATGCTGTTGTTGCATTAACAGGATGTAACGAAGTAATTGAACCTACACCAGCTGGCTGTTACCCTGTAGATTACTTTAACTATTTAGAAGGAACTAAAAAGAATGGTGGTGTTATTGATGCTATCAGAACTGAAACTCCAGAAAATACACTAGGTGTTCCAGAAGGAACTGATGAGTATGTATTTACAACCCTTGGTTATGGAGGAGAAATCACTTTAACATTTGGTGGTGCAGTATACAACCAAGCAGGTCCAGATTTAGTTGTCGTTGAAACGACTTTCCAAAACACATGGGGTTGCGAAACTTATGGCGAATACGCTAACGTATACGTTTCTGCAGATGACATCAATTATCATTTTGCAGGTACTGTATGTAAATCGGATAACACTATTGACATTTCTGATGCTGGTGATTTTGATTTTATCTATTACGTGAAAATTGTAAATGACAATGAATTATCTACAACTGAAGATGCTTTTGATCTTGATGGTGTAATTGCTATTGGTACTTGCGAACAGTTTAACTACCAAGCATACGCAGAAGAACAATACCGTTTATTAAGTGTTGATACTGTAGACGCAAACGAATTAGGCTTATCAACATACCCTAATCCTACAAATGGTGTTTCATATATTGAATTTAAACCACAAACTACAAGTAAAGTATTAATAGAGGTATTTGATATTAATGGTCGTAACGTTGGACAAGTATTCAATAACGAAGCATATTCAGGTCAAGTATACAAAGCAGAGTTTAACACAGTAAGTTTAGCAGCTGGCTTATATGTATATAAGATTACAACTGGAAACTCTAGCATTACTAAGAAGTTTATTGTTACAAAATAA
- a CDS encoding glutamine synthetase beta-grasp domain-containing protein, whose protein sequence is MAKIKLEYIWLDGYFPTQNMRSKTKVEEHEDFKGTVEELGMWSFDGSSTRQAEGGSSDCLLKPVAIYPDPDRINGYLVMTEVLNADGTPHVSNGRATIDDDDNDFWFGFEQEYFIMDTKTQLPLGFPIGGYPAPQGMYYCSVGGLHTHGRGLVEEHADLCIEAGLNFEGINQEVASGQWEFQLFAKGAKKAGDEIWIARYLLDRLTEKYGYYIEYHPKPLGRDMDWNGSGMHANFSNEVLRTCGDKETYAKICEAFRPVVKEHIEVYGEFNDQRLTGLHETASINDFSWGVSDRGASIRIPIIVVEKGWKGWLEDRRPASNGDPYKIAGRIIKTVKSANVS, encoded by the coding sequence ATGGCAAAAATTAAATTAGAATACATTTGGTTAGATGGTTACTTCCCAACTCAAAACATGAGAAGTAAAACCAAAGTTGAAGAGCACGAAGACTTTAAAGGAACTGTAGAAGAGTTAGGCATGTGGTCTTTTGATGGGTCGTCAACTAGACAAGCTGAAGGTGGATCTTCTGACTGTTTATTAAAACCTGTTGCAATCTATCCTGATCCAGACAGAATTAATGGATACTTGGTAATGACAGAAGTTTTAAATGCAGACGGAACACCTCACGTTTCTAATGGTAGAGCAACTATTGATGATGATGATAATGATTTCTGGTTTGGTTTTGAGCAAGAGTATTTTATAATGGATACAAAAACTCAATTGCCTTTAGGATTCCCAATTGGTGGATATCCTGCACCACAAGGTATGTATTACTGTTCTGTTGGTGGGTTACATACTCATGGTAGAGGTTTAGTTGAAGAACATGCTGATTTATGTATTGAAGCTGGTTTAAACTTTGAAGGTATTAACCAAGAAGTTGCTTCAGGACAATGGGAATTCCAATTGTTTGCAAAAGGTGCTAAAAAGGCTGGAGATGAAATCTGGATTGCGAGATATTTATTAGACCGTTTAACTGAAAAATATGGTTATTATATTGAATACCACCCTAAACCATTAGGTAGAGATATGGACTGGAATGGTTCTGGAATGCACGCTAACTTCTCTAACGAGGTTTTAAGAACTTGTGGTGATAAAGAAACTTATGCAAAAATTTGTGAAGCTTTCCGCCCAGTTGTAAAAGAACACATTGAAGTATATGGTGAATTTAACGACCAACGTTTAACGGGTTTACATGAAACGGCATCTATCAATGATTTCTCATGGGGAGTTTCAGATAGAGGAGCTTCAATCCGTATTCCTATTATCGTAGTTGAGAAAGGCTGGAAAGGTTGGTTAGAAGATAGAAGACCAGCTTCTAATGGTGATCCATACAAAATTGCAGGTAGAATTATCAAAACTGTAAAAAGTGCTAATGTTTCTTAA
- a CDS encoding calcium/sodium antiporter, whose translation MSVFWVIAGLALLVVGGDFLVRAAVGLSFKLKLSKLVIGMTVVSFATSAPELLVSLQAALDGVSDIALGNVIGSNIANIGLVLGITAIITPLAVDKDFYKLNWPMMMLISFVLYYFLWNDNILTALEGAILFIALIVFLVVLIRSSRKSTKANMEDVDDALAVVSNFKIIAWLLIGAAGLYFGSEWLVQGAKQLAESIGISDYAISVTVIAIGTSVPELAASVIAALKKEKAMSLGNLIGSNIFNIASVLGLTAIIKPIVVNPDTPQILSTNIFWMIGFAAILIPFIIIPKRFEIGRVKGMLLFGAYIVFIYLTLK comes from the coding sequence ATGAGTGTGTTTTGGGTAATTGCTGGATTGGCATTGTTGGTTGTTGGCGGAGATTTTTTGGTTAGAGCAGCCGTTGGTTTGTCTTTTAAGCTTAAGCTATCTAAGTTGGTTATTGGGATGACGGTTGTATCTTTTGCGACTTCGGCTCCAGAATTATTAGTGAGTTTACAAGCGGCTTTAGATGGTGTTTCAGATATTGCATTAGGTAATGTTATTGGTTCTAACATTGCTAATATTGGTCTAGTTCTAGGGATTACAGCGATTATTACTCCTTTAGCGGTAGATAAAGATTTCTACAAGCTGAATTGGCCCATGATGATGCTAATATCCTTTGTGTTGTATTATTTCTTGTGGAATGATAATATTTTAACAGCACTCGAAGGAGCTATTTTATTTATCGCATTAATTGTTTTTCTAGTTGTTTTAATTAGAAGTTCAAGAAAATCTACAAAAGCAAATATGGAAGACGTAGATGATGCTTTAGCTGTAGTTTCTAATTTTAAGATTATTGCGTGGTTGCTTATTGGTGCTGCCGGATTATATTTTGGGTCAGAGTGGTTAGTACAAGGAGCTAAGCAATTGGCAGAATCTATAGGAATAAGTGATTATGCTATTTCGGTTACTGTTATAGCTATCGGAACAAGTGTGCCAGAGCTTGCGGCTTCAGTTATTGCAGCGTTAAAAAAGGAAAAAGCAATGTCTTTAGGAAACCTTATTGGATCTAATATTTTTAACATCGCTTCTGTTCTAGGTTTAACTGCAATTATAAAACCAATTGTTGTTAACCCAGACACTCCACAAATCTTATCAACCAATATCTTTTGGATGATTGGTTTTGCTGCGATTTTAATTCCGTTTATAATCATACCTAAACGCTTTGAGATAGGTCGTGTTAAAGGCATGTTGTTATTTGGTGCGTATATAGTTTTTATATATCTAACTTTAAAATAG